The proteins below come from a single Treponema phagedenis genomic window:
- a CDS encoding phage tail tape measure protein, with protein sequence MATVRELIFKITGDNEKFKAAIDESKKALDDFNQKTKDASDLYGSIAKQAAIATTAIAAVGIATAKMAVEFNEGFGKVQTLIPGATERIAELEENVLNLSPAVGKTTKDLTEGLYEIISAFGDSADSAKNLELAAKGATAGGATTKESIKLLSAVTKAYGNTSFEAQKRVSDLAFTTLKLGQTSMSDLAVSMQRVTSMSNVLGVSQEELFAIFSSGTGVIGGAAEVSTKLSAVYTELQKPQERLAKSFKELGVATGEELIAKFGGLSGALQALKSVADKTGEPISNLFGSAEAGKLALYAAGEGAAKFASDLEAMNESAGATEQAFNDATVAGPNAFGFQLEQAKLNAQSFAIKLGQELIPSLQALLSPVFKLAEWLKNLNEEQLRLIISTGKVLITFTAVTAGAFGLVKGIIAVQRGLRAMDAAFKVIGASNPFMLAIAGAAAAVVAIKELLAWMDRAAEKQFKQRLATIEANTATMVQAQRINELAKAYETLNQKEKLNKQDALRMKEIAKEINAITGQSLIMISQSTGKARIDVEASIEAAHKLAERKQADLEHNKKVLNQLEAAEQELTERVKEYGESTAWAIEETLEKFTLLPDSLKTVTNAKDGLRKTREEIAKLKIDITETERGIAALRDYSKESFVPELEPEKAVAPINETGKGKEKNEKTQAERLADLEKEYEAEVALIKKSIEDKKEQEELLLKNEESFYKKRLELLESFHKENVTKNLKENAEKNLTVEQSLAKAVGAAHETILEETKKTNEELDRLSDERHQKELEKIKKFTEEAKTDVELKVQLKVETGEITGATEKQLNRAEWEERANLYSQKRNELLDQYISLQKSSNKEDQEKAAAIKKQADNMGTLAEEAAKKASDAFAEATRKIADKFSEIGGIISSTFSQIADAAQGFINNKEEKRRQETAIRLAEIEREKNETLLEIDNELSEKREQKQIEDAEREEQRRQEEFERRQSEYNRSIQELSGSFEVETNLIKLRNTEQQLEAARKKKAEDAAHKKAEDEKIKRDKEARMQEVALLNAKAQAEHEYAVTRITTENAAGDAAAKAAQEAAKWQKAQGVISMSIKAAIETAEAVAQFALGVAGNPQGFAAGAAHTAAAVMAGVQIGVIAGQPLPPDYIQQALPPAPRPIKFAQGGIVMPSAAGTGITLPNGAPGLVAEAGIPEVILPLNLPNLETMFKAAGIYNTDNSASTNYSATYNVEVVHNQGDDLEESILNALRNHDREVYNIVEEGNKNWRV encoded by the coding sequence ATGGCAACAGTGCGAGAGCTCATTTTTAAAATCACTGGGGACAATGAAAAATTTAAAGCCGCAATTGATGAATCAAAAAAGGCCCTCGATGATTTCAATCAAAAAACAAAAGACGCAAGCGACCTTTATGGCAGTATTGCAAAGCAAGCGGCAATTGCAACAACAGCGATTGCCGCTGTCGGCATTGCAACTGCAAAAATGGCGGTTGAATTTAACGAAGGCTTTGGGAAGGTGCAAACACTTATTCCGGGAGCTACAGAGCGCATTGCAGAACTTGAAGAAAACGTCCTAAATCTTTCTCCTGCTGTCGGCAAAACAACCAAAGATTTAACCGAAGGCTTATACGAAATAATCTCCGCATTCGGAGATTCAGCCGATAGCGCAAAGAATCTTGAACTTGCCGCAAAGGGAGCAACGGCGGGAGGGGCAACTACAAAAGAATCTATTAAGCTTTTATCTGCCGTAACAAAAGCATACGGGAACACTTCTTTTGAAGCTCAAAAAAGGGTTTCAGATTTAGCCTTCACAACATTAAAGCTCGGACAAACATCAATGAGCGATCTTGCTGTTTCCATGCAGCGGGTAACATCGATGAGTAATGTTCTCGGTGTCTCTCAAGAAGAACTTTTTGCCATATTCTCTTCCGGAACCGGTGTAATCGGCGGAGCTGCGGAAGTTTCAACAAAGCTTTCGGCTGTATATACTGAATTGCAAAAACCGCAAGAGAGGCTTGCAAAAAGTTTTAAAGAATTAGGAGTTGCAACCGGTGAAGAACTCATTGCAAAATTTGGAGGACTTTCCGGAGCACTGCAAGCATTAAAATCGGTAGCCGATAAAACAGGGGAACCTATTAGTAATCTTTTCGGTTCTGCTGAAGCGGGGAAACTCGCCTTGTATGCGGCGGGAGAAGGAGCTGCAAAATTCGCAAGCGACTTAGAAGCAATGAACGAATCGGCGGGGGCTACCGAGCAGGCATTTAACGATGCAACCGTAGCGGGACCAAATGCGTTCGGTTTCCAGCTTGAACAAGCAAAACTTAACGCACAAAGCTTCGCAATTAAACTTGGCCAAGAATTAATTCCGAGTTTACAAGCCCTTTTATCTCCCGTCTTTAAACTTGCCGAGTGGCTTAAAAATTTAAATGAAGAACAACTGCGTCTTATTATTTCAACAGGAAAAGTTCTTATCACATTCACAGCGGTAACCGCCGGGGCATTTGGATTGGTAAAAGGAATCATTGCCGTGCAGCGAGGTTTAAGAGCAATGGACGCCGCATTTAAAGTTATCGGTGCGAGCAACCCGTTTATGCTTGCAATTGCCGGAGCCGCAGCAGCTGTTGTTGCAATTAAAGAGCTGTTGGCATGGATGGATAGAGCTGCTGAAAAACAGTTTAAGCAAAGACTTGCAACAATTGAAGCAAATACTGCGACAATGGTACAAGCTCAACGAATAAATGAACTGGCAAAAGCGTACGAAACATTAAATCAAAAAGAAAAACTAAATAAGCAAGACGCTTTGCGCATGAAAGAAATCGCAAAAGAAATAAACGCAATTACCGGACAATCGTTGATTATGATAAGTCAGTCAACAGGGAAGGCAAGGATTGATGTTGAGGCTTCAATTGAAGCTGCGCATAAATTAGCCGAAAGAAAGCAGGCAGATTTAGAGCACAATAAAAAAGTACTTAATCAATTGGAAGCGGCTGAGCAGGAACTTACTGAGCGTGTAAAAGAATACGGAGAGAGCACTGCATGGGCTATTGAGGAGACTCTCGAAAAATTTACATTATTGCCTGACTCGTTAAAAACGGTAACAAATGCAAAAGACGGTTTACGAAAGACACGCGAAGAAATTGCGAAACTTAAAATAGACATCACAGAGACGGAGCGCGGTATTGCAGCATTACGCGATTATTCAAAAGAATCATTTGTGCCGGAACTTGAGCCTGAAAAAGCAGTGGCACCAATTAATGAAACAGGCAAAGGAAAAGAAAAAAATGAAAAAACACAAGCGGAACGGCTTGCTGATTTAGAAAAAGAATACGAAGCTGAAGTTGCGCTTATAAAAAAATCTATTGAAGATAAAAAAGAGCAAGAAGAGTTACTTTTAAAAAATGAGGAATCCTTTTATAAAAAACGGCTTGAACTTTTAGAAAGTTTTCATAAAGAAAATGTTACAAAAAATTTAAAAGAGAATGCGGAGAAAAATTTAACTGTTGAACAATCGCTTGCAAAAGCGGTAGGCGCTGCACATGAAACAATTTTAGAAGAAACAAAAAAAACAAATGAGGAACTTGACAGGCTCTCCGATGAGCGGCATCAAAAAGAACTTGAGAAAATAAAAAAGTTTACTGAAGAAGCAAAAACGGACGTTGAGCTTAAAGTACAATTAAAAGTAGAAACCGGAGAAATTACAGGTGCAACAGAAAAACAATTAAACCGCGCCGAGTGGGAGGAACGAGCAAACCTATACAGCCAAAAACGTAATGAACTTTTAGATCAGTATATTTCGTTGCAAAAAAGTTCAAACAAAGAAGATCAGGAAAAGGCAGCGGCAATAAAAAAGCAGGCGGACAACATGGGGACGCTTGCCGAAGAAGCGGCAAAGAAAGCGAGCGATGCATTTGCCGAAGCTACCCGCAAAATTGCCGATAAGTTTTCTGAAATCGGCGGAATTATAAGTTCGACATTTTCGCAAATTGCAGATGCAGCGCAAGGATTTATAAATAATAAAGAAGAGAAGCGAAGACAAGAGACTGCTATTCGCCTTGCTGAAATTGAGCGTGAAAAAAACGAAACGCTTTTAGAAATCGACAATGAGCTTTCAGAAAAAAGAGAGCAAAAACAAATTGAAGATGCCGAGCGCGAAGAGCAGCGGAGGCAAGAAGAGTTTGAGAGACGACAATCAGAATACAATCGAAGTATACAGGAGCTTTCAGGAAGTTTTGAAGTTGAAACCAATTTGATAAAACTCCGCAACACGGAACAGCAGCTTGAAGCGGCTCGAAAGAAAAAAGCGGAAGACGCAGCACATAAAAAAGCGGAAGATGAAAAAATAAAACGCGACAAAGAAGCGCGCATGCAAGAGGTTGCCTTATTAAACGCAAAAGCTCAAGCCGAACATGAATACGCGGTTACACGAATTACAACAGAAAACGCTGCAGGAGATGCCGCCGCAAAGGCTGCACAGGAAGCTGCAAAATGGCAAAAGGCACAAGGTGTTATTAGCATGAGTATTAAAGCAGCAATAGAAACGGCGGAAGCGGTTGCGCAGTTTGCACTTGGTGTTGCCGGAAATCCGCAAGGGTTTGCAGCAGGAGCTGCACATACTGCTGCCGCTGTAATGGCAGGCGTACAAATAGGCGTTATTGCGGGGCAACCCTTACCGCCCGACTACATCCAGCAAGCCTTACCGCCTGCACCTCGCCCGATTAAATTCGCACAAGGCGGTATTGTTATGCCGAGTGCAGCGGGTACCGGCATCACCTTACCGAACGGCGCCCCGGGGCTTGTCGCTGAAGCGGGAATCCCTGAAGTGATACTGCCACTTAACTTGCCGAATCTTGAAACAATGTTTAAAGCCGCAGGAATTTATAATACCGATAACAGCGCAAGTACGAATTATTCTGCAACATACAATGTCGAAGTTGTGCACAATCAAGGAGATGATTTAGAAGAAAGTATTTTAAACGCACTAAGAAATCACGACCGTGAAGTATACAACATTGTCGAAGAAGGAAATAAAAACTGGCGTGTTTAA
- a CDS encoding phage virion morphogenesis protein: MKIQVTLQYDNLKPADSLAPLMKEFSLMGLSAIQKNIESNVKPENAPLTKSVKQGDNTLRDYGKLRASLTAQHSESEAVIGTKVPYARTHNPENGEKETVVRPKNAQYLCIPASPYTRTLFRRYGFSPRKVIEGLKNKGVSVYRPYRKGTSTRANVILAKEKDEEPKVIFILKKQITIPARPFMFLPDSVIKAMEKRAEDYCAV, from the coding sequence ATGAAGATACAAGTTACGCTTCAATATGATAATTTAAAACCTGCAGATTCTCTAGCTCCTCTTATGAAAGAGTTTTCGCTTATGGGTTTAAGTGCAATTCAAAAAAATATTGAAAGCAATGTAAAGCCTGAAAATGCGCCGCTTACAAAATCGGTAAAGCAGGGAGATAATACGCTTCGCGATTATGGAAAGTTGCGCGCAAGTCTTACCGCGCAGCACTCTGAAAGCGAAGCGGTAATCGGAACAAAGGTTCCGTACGCAAGAACTCATAATCCGGAAAATGGGGAAAAAGAAACAGTTGTACGACCTAAAAATGCGCAGTACCTTTGTATCCCTGCAAGTCCTTATACAAGAACGTTATTTAGGCGTTACGGATTTTCGCCGCGCAAAGTTATTGAAGGGTTAAAAAATAAAGGTGTTTCTGTTTATCGACCATATAGAAAAGGAACAAGCACAAGGGCAAATGTTATTTTGGCAAAAGAAAAAGACGAAGAGCCGAAAGTAATTTTTATTTTAAAAAAACAAATAACAATCCCTGCGCGCCCGTTTATGTTTTTACCGGATTCAGTAATTAAAGCAATGGAAAAAAGAGCGGAGGACTATTGTGCCGTGTAA
- a CDS encoding major capsid protein, translating to MPIRTQLAGSLNAFFNLKNFTDVVSGLPKPQTPMTDLLFPAASRKQKTSPYIAVADIQNVTGAVPVVLRGTKSYAVGGDKKSLSMIEVQPLSMNRFISGAELNNLIAMGDVENINAKLTEVIENLRDRTAVSTEILVCQSLSGRIAYPASIEGGADDIYQVEIGKLKELSAAALTATATLADVQKELESQFVEQQKTGASADVVFLVGSDVYSKIIDIIAKVTSNVPVQWTETGCTLFGKYKLMPMSGTYALPGQTATTPIVDAKSIQTIDLKNTGKLFYAALDELDAKLQPLPFFASYEEITDPSGIKVLSSSKPLPAFAVSKSTIKKYLK from the coding sequence ATGCCAATACGAACACAATTAGCGGGATCGCTCAATGCGTTTTTTAATTTAAAGAATTTTACCGATGTGGTAAGCGGTCTACCAAAGCCGCAAACGCCGATGACCGATCTACTCTTTCCGGCTGCAAGCCGAAAGCAAAAAACAAGTCCGTATATTGCGGTTGCTGACATTCAAAATGTAACCGGTGCCGTTCCGGTTGTCTTACGCGGAACAAAGTCCTATGCGGTAGGCGGCGATAAAAAATCGCTCAGCATGATTGAAGTGCAGCCTTTGAGCATGAACAGATTTATATCCGGGGCTGAATTAAATAACCTTATTGCAATGGGCGATGTTGAGAACATTAACGCAAAACTTACCGAGGTAATCGAGAACTTACGCGACCGCACGGCGGTATCAACTGAAATTCTTGTATGCCAATCGTTGAGCGGAAGGATAGCGTATCCTGCAAGTATCGAAGGCGGAGCCGATGATATATATCAGGTCGAAATCGGCAAGCTTAAAGAATTAAGTGCTGCCGCTCTTACCGCTACGGCAACATTGGCTGATGTGCAAAAAGAACTTGAATCGCAATTTGTTGAGCAGCAAAAAACGGGCGCATCTGCTGATGTAGTATTCTTAGTTGGCTCAGATGTGTATTCAAAAATCATTGACATTATCGCAAAGGTAACAAGTAACGTTCCGGTTCAATGGACAGAAACAGGCTGCACCTTATTCGGTAAATATAAACTTATGCCAATGAGCGGCACCTACGCACTTCCGGGACAAACGGCAACAACGCCTATAGTGGATGCAAAATCAATTCAGACTATTGATCTAAAAAACACCGGTAAGTTGTTTTATGCTGCCCTCGATGAGCTTGATGCAAAGCTGCAACCCTTGCCGTTTTTCGCAAGCTATGAAGAGATAACCGATCCTTCAGGGATTAAGGTTTTATCCTCTTCAAAACCATTGCCGGCATTTGCAGTTTCAAAATCAACAATTAAGAAGTATTTAAAATAG
- a CDS encoding STAS-like domain-containing protein, whose amino-acid sequence MRKLKEATLKVAECGSGYKYQGARFIHLGPDSGEEFRENFLIPFLKKNKSDCRLCVDFAGTVVFTHGFLEESFGGAIRLGFETVKKIQFKNIPPEIKKELLRLIKEK is encoded by the coding sequence GTGAGAAAATTGAAGGAAGCAACATTAAAAGTAGCGGAATGCGGCAGCGGCTATAAATATCAAGGCGCAAGGTTTATTCATTTAGGCCCCGATTCCGGAGAAGAATTCAGAGAGAATTTTTTAATTCCGTTTCTTAAAAAAAATAAATCCGATTGCAGGTTGTGTGTTGACTTTGCCGGCACTGTTGTATTTACGCACGGATTTTTGGAAGAAAGTTTTGGAGGCGCAATACGGCTCGGGTTTGAAACGGTAAAAAAAATTCAATTTAAAAACATTCCGCCTGAAATAAAAAAAGAGCTTTTGCGCTTGATAAAAGAAAAATAA
- a CDS encoding helix-turn-helix domain-containing protein → MARKLLTTKDIAERCGCEVQTVSRWAAENDIDYVGENRRKIYVFTESDYERFLARAKPGKRAKQKDK, encoded by the coding sequence ATGGCAAGAAAACTTTTAACAACAAAGGATATAGCCGAGCGCTGCGGTTGCGAAGTGCAGACAGTCTCACGCTGGGCGGCTGAAAATGATATAGATTATGTCGGGGAAAATCGCAGAAAAATTTATGTATTTACAGAATCAGACTACGAACGTTTTCTTGCACGAGCGAAACCCGGTAAACGAGCAAAGCAAAAAGACAAATAA
- a CDS encoding S24 family peptidase — protein sequence MNDWKNKIAMILQHFNCTKSELEAKTGVKNGYIRDIETGRNKNPSKFIKGLVDYYGINPNWIMGNDSNMLLSDIENAEENPLLREFNNAVEQTIAPKFAEQNKRFEKIENRQQAIEEELQKLIQLYSPENMKKPENPRKSIIRTMGSTGEVHERLAYYGADGEEEETEDLPLAENLAAGFPIEAFDNYETYPVPKRFLKKRHKYCVAKIKGTSMTAAGIADGSHVLLEYCNSPVNGSIMVVKYGENTTLKRLHQTDEGEWQLLFEDGSGAIIPLKEGDWEAKAKFIAVL from the coding sequence ATGAATGACTGGAAAAATAAAATTGCTATGATTTTACAACACTTTAATTGTACTAAGTCTGAACTTGAAGCAAAAACAGGGGTAAAAAACGGTTATATCCGAGATATTGAGACAGGAAGAAATAAAAATCCTTCTAAGTTTATAAAAGGATTAGTGGATTATTACGGGATAAATCCTAATTGGATAATGGGCAATGATAGTAATATGCTTCTTTCTGACATCGAAAACGCGGAAGAAAATCCTTTGTTGCGGGAATTTAATAATGCGGTAGAACAGACCATCGCTCCTAAATTCGCAGAACAAAACAAAAGGTTTGAAAAAATAGAAAATCGCCAACAAGCCATAGAAGAGGAGTTACAAAAGCTTATCCAATTATATTCTCCTGAAAACATGAAAAAGCCGGAGAATCCTCGTAAGTCAATTATTCGCACAATGGGTTCAACCGGTGAAGTGCACGAGCGGCTCGCTTATTACGGCGCGGACGGGGAAGAGGAAGAAACGGAAGATTTACCGCTTGCTGAAAACCTTGCGGCGGGCTTTCCAATAGAAGCTTTTGACAATTATGAAACCTACCCGGTACCGAAACGCTTTTTAAAAAAGAGGCATAAATATTGCGTGGCAAAAATTAAGGGTACCAGCATGACAGCGGCGGGAATTGCGGACGGCAGCCATGTATTATTAGAATACTGCAACAGCCCGGTAAACGGTTCAATTATGGTCGTAAAATATGGAGAAAATACCACGTTAAAACGACTCCACCAAACAGATGAGGGAGAGTGGCAGCTTTTGTTTGAAGACGGCAGCGGGGCGATTATTCCGCTTAAAGAAGGCGATTGGGAGGCAAAAGCTAAATTTATAGCCGTTTTGTAA
- a CDS encoding transcriptional regulator, with product MDNSTVPLDDFLILEKYAVTSRPYPFDLERKQKVERAMFDAGIRSVSELAKRLKMNYTSLSEIINGTRLSRKAETRIAAFLKRPAAELFTVRTPLELAKMNKKQIESNGGRVA from the coding sequence ATGGACAACAGCACTGTACCTCTTGATGATTTTTTAATTTTGGAAAAATACGCGGTAACAAGTAGACCGTACCCCTTTGACCTTGAGCGTAAACAAAAGGTAGAGCGGGCTATGTTTGACGCGGGTATTCGAAGCGTTTCCGAATTAGCGAAACGGTTAAAAATGAATTATACAAGCCTATCGGAAATAATCAACGGTACCCGCTTAAGTAGAAAGGCAGAAACTCGTATTGCAGCCTTTTTAAAAAGGCCCGCCGCCGAACTCTTTACTGTACGTACTCCTTTAGAACTTGCAAAGATGAACAAAAAACAAATTGAAAGTAACGGGGGGCGTGTTGCATGA
- a CDS encoding Mu transposase C-terminal domain-containing protein — MKVSTKDMADILSISRKALLEKAGREKWQYVKRQGGKFWITESMSEDVQLAVLSAREVATKTQSESGQLFTQVTEAERDVAKLRMSIINAYNTAELSAKEFCKAFNAGEISLALKEAYGKHLSERTFYRWLSEFTQSGISGITPLYSSGNSRGGSGASLTDEEKDVLKHFYLDINRRSINHCFLALKANLPDTTATYQVCYRYLKSLPPAQVDRYRKGETFFEARHLPYIERNKPLYKSMEHVQGDHHILDRVVKYKGKLVRPWVSTFIDMRSGAVLGWCVNTNPSSQTILAAYYMMIVRFGIPLVVHVDNGKDYKGKVIKGQSARMKVFDAAGVEREEEVLITGAIVTCGSKLIYATPFHGQSKGVQERFYGVLEEYYSKNTGNYIGSNTSARVDEQRLFWRAINGKAKRDDVSEWADVVNEFVHWVHWYNTEWVSNAKGRKGLTPEQAFLENLPENLRAPDMETVELALTKAEVRTVSRNGIRIGSTEYWAEELRGLTGQQVIARLNLTNKNEVLVCDSKGKVLCRAYAGMFIETGNTEADMEFVQSVRKKVRAFVKDNPLERLSFKPKNMLEIAMEATGIETPQIDSYIPQIEKHEKEEKETEPKKGKYQNYFDADDLQILTS; from the coding sequence ATGAAAGTATCAACAAAAGATATGGCGGATATTTTAAGCATAAGCCGCAAAGCGTTATTAGAAAAAGCGGGGCGGGAAAAATGGCAGTACGTTAAAAGGCAGGGCGGCAAGTTTTGGATAACCGAAAGCATGAGCGAAGATGTGCAGCTTGCCGTTCTTTCTGCCCGAGAGGTAGCAACAAAAACGCAAAGCGAATCGGGGCAGTTATTTACACAAGTTACCGAAGCGGAGCGAGATGTTGCAAAGCTTAGAATGTCAATCATAAACGCATACAACACCGCCGAGCTTTCGGCGAAGGAGTTTTGTAAGGCGTTTAATGCAGGGGAAATTTCCCTTGCATTAAAAGAGGCATACGGCAAGCATTTAAGCGAGCGCACCTTTTACCGCTGGTTAAGTGAGTTTACGCAAAGCGGGATTTCAGGAATAACCCCGCTATACTCTTCCGGCAATAGCCGCGGAGGCAGCGGGGCAAGTTTAACCGATGAAGAGAAGGACGTGCTCAAACATTTTTACTTAGACATTAACAGGCGAAGCATTAATCACTGCTTCCTTGCACTTAAAGCAAACTTACCGGATACAACGGCAACGTATCAGGTTTGTTATCGGTATTTAAAAAGTTTACCGCCTGCACAAGTTGACCGGTACCGCAAAGGCGAAACTTTCTTTGAAGCGCGGCACCTGCCGTACATTGAGCGAAACAAACCGCTATACAAAAGCATGGAGCATGTGCAGGGGGATCACCATATATTAGATCGCGTGGTTAAGTACAAGGGAAAGCTAGTGCGGCCATGGGTAAGTACTTTTATTGATATGCGAAGCGGGGCGGTTTTAGGTTGGTGCGTGAACACAAACCCTTCAAGCCAAACAATTCTTGCGGCGTACTACATGATGATTGTGCGCTTCGGAATTCCTTTAGTTGTGCACGTCGACAACGGCAAGGACTACAAGGGTAAAGTAATCAAGGGTCAGAGTGCGCGCATGAAAGTCTTTGATGCGGCCGGAGTTGAGCGAGAAGAGGAAGTGCTTATCACCGGAGCAATTGTAACCTGCGGCAGTAAATTAATTTATGCAACGCCGTTCCATGGGCAATCGAAAGGCGTTCAAGAGCGGTTCTACGGGGTACTCGAAGAGTATTACTCAAAGAATACCGGGAACTATATCGGCAGCAATACGAGCGCCCGAGTTGACGAACAGCGGCTTTTTTGGAGAGCAATAAACGGCAAGGCAAAGCGGGATGATGTAAGCGAATGGGCTGATGTTGTAAACGAATTCGTCCACTGGGTGCATTGGTACAATACCGAATGGGTTAGCAATGCAAAGGGGCGAAAAGGGCTAACGCCTGAGCAGGCTTTTTTAGAAAACTTACCTGAGAACTTGCGCGCCCCCGATATGGAAACGGTAGAGCTTGCGCTCACGAAGGCGGAGGTGCGCACCGTTTCGAGAAACGGCATTCGAATTGGCAGCACCGAATATTGGGCTGAGGAGCTGCGGGGCTTAACGGGGCAACAAGTAATAGCGCGGTTAAATCTCACCAATAAAAATGAAGTGCTCGTCTGCGATTCAAAGGGCAAGGTTTTATGCCGGGCGTATGCGGGCATGTTTATTGAAACAGGCAATACAGAAGCGGACATGGAGTTTGTGCAATCGGTGCGCAAAAAGGTGCGCGCTTTTGTAAAAGACAATCCGCTTGAGCGGCTTTCGTTTAAACCTAAAAACATGCTTGAAATTGCGATGGAAGCAACCGGCATTGAAACGCCGCAAATCGATTCTTACATTCCGCAGATTGAAAAGCATGAAAAAGAAGAAAAAGAAACTGAACCTAAAAAGGGAAAGTATCAAAATTATTTTGATGCGGATGATTTACAAATACTAACATCATAG
- a CDS encoding AAA family ATPase encodes MRMSDVSIDNLSVKERLKEALLRFDISQTKAAKEMGYTSSVLSQYLNDTYRGDVVKVEEAIIKWIARKTENAGKKHVAIIETTAMRQMSRAIRLAHDEKDIALIVGDAGSGKTTTAEQYVRDNPRTSILIKCSGAMSKRRMTEEIARQIGLNTYRVKFDNLVDMVSEALAEKEAIVIIDEADSLRDDALEFSRRLINDLGETGLVLIGLPGLAARIQNLKNDHRQLESRIGVFLKLQGLMKVDAERITESVWPEVSQEITESIYEISKRDIRQFVKIINRAQNIMVTNKLEMPNVEIIEMAGKMILRRNYIGG; translated from the coding sequence ATGAGAATGAGTGATGTTTCGATTGATAATCTTTCAGTTAAAGAAAGGTTGAAGGAAGCGCTGCTGCGTTTTGACATAAGTCAAACGAAAGCGGCAAAAGAAATGGGTTACACATCGAGTGTATTAAGTCAATATTTAAATGACACGTACCGCGGCGATGTTGTAAAAGTTGAAGAGGCAATAATCAAATGGATTGCGCGCAAAACCGAAAACGCCGGCAAAAAACATGTCGCAATAATTGAAACCACTGCGATGCGGCAAATGAGCCGGGCAATTCGGCTTGCGCACGATGAAAAGGACATCGCCCTTATTGTAGGAGATGCCGGAAGCGGAAAGACAACAACAGCCGAGCAATACGTTCGCGACAACCCGCGCACTTCTATTTTGATTAAGTGTTCCGGGGCAATGAGTAAGAGACGCATGACCGAAGAGATTGCGCGGCAAATAGGACTAAATACGTATCGCGTTAAGTTTGATAACCTCGTTGATATGGTAAGTGAGGCGTTAGCGGAAAAAGAAGCAATTGTAATTATTGATGAAGCGGATAGTCTTCGCGATGATGCCTTAGAGTTTAGCCGCAGGCTCATTAACGATTTAGGAGAAACGGGTCTTGTGTTGATAGGACTTCCCGGGCTTGCTGCCCGCATTCAAAACTTAAAGAATGACCACCGCCAGCTTGAAAGTCGCATCGGGGTATTTTTGAAATTACAAGGGCTTATGAAAGTCGACGCTGAAAGAATAACCGAGAGTGTGTGGCCTGAAGTTTCGCAAGAAATTACGGAATCCATTTATGAGATTTCAAAACGAGATATTAGGCAGTTTGTAAAAATTATAAACCGCGCGCAAAACATCATGGTTACAAACAAACTTGAAATGCCCAATGTTGAAATAATCGAGATGGCGGGCAAAATGATTTTACGCAGAAATTATATAGGGGGTTGA
- a CDS encoding host-nuclease inhibitor Gam family protein produces the protein MAKYKPSTGKIESIEEVNSALKTIGLLEHELDLIDAKSNKEISAIKEKAAKDGEGKRKQIAELAAKIGAFAEYNRDELFIDKKTIELTFGTFGFRKSTSISIKTKTTVGLLEKLGLTDYIRLKKEADKEKMAELDDETLAQVDAVRKVKDTFFCEANKEEVNRDLLKSAG, from the coding sequence ATGGCGAAGTACAAACCGAGTACGGGAAAAATTGAATCGATTGAGGAAGTCAATAGCGCACTTAAAACTATCGGACTTCTCGAACATGAACTTGATTTAATTGACGCAAAATCAAATAAAGAGATAAGCGCAATTAAAGAAAAGGCAGCAAAGGACGGAGAGGGAAAGCGAAAGCAAATTGCAGAGCTTGCCGCAAAAATTGGAGCCTTCGCCGAATACAATCGTGATGAATTATTCATCGATAAAAAAACGATTGAACTTACATTCGGAACTTTCGGATTTAGAAAATCGACAAGCATTAGTATTAAAACAAAAACGACAGTCGGTCTTCTGGAAAAACTCGGGCTGACCGATTATATTCGACTTAAAAAAGAAGCCGACAAGGAAAAGATGGCAGAGCTTGACGATGAAACGCTTGCACAAGTTGACGCCGTTCGAAAGGTAAAAGATACTTTCTTTTGCGAGGCAAATAAAGAAGAGGTTAATCGAGACCTTCTTAAAAGTGCCGGTTAA